The Pseudomonas sp. R4-35-07 nucleotide sequence CTGGCCCAGCGCGGTTTGATGCCGGTGCCGGGTGGCTATACCTGGCGCAGCGACAGTCGCCTGACCCTGGCATCACCGATGCGCCTGACCGATGAACAAGCCATGGCGTTCGTACGACGCGTGAGTTGCCCTACACAGCTGGTGGTCGCGGCTGACGGCCTGTTGGCGAAACATTCCGAATTGCTTTCACAGCTGCCCTTTACCGTGACGACGCTGCCGGGTGGCCATCATTTGCACCTGAATGACGAGCCCGGTGCGGTTCTTGTTGCAGACTGTTTCAATCGGTTCTTCTCCGCGCCTTGACTTGGCGCGGTCAACTGCCGAGGCTGGGCGGATTGAAAGGGAGTCAACCATGAACCATCTTGAAACCGCTGCGACCCTCCATGGCCACGGCTCATCGATCCGATGAGCCTGGGTAAAGGCTGTATCCGTGCCTTTGGGCTGTGCTGTTTCAGCCCGCTGGTGTTCGCTGCCGATGTAGCGGGAAGCCAGGACTTACCGGCCATCGCCCGCCAGGTGGACGCGCAGATCGTCGACTATCGCCCTGCTGAAGAAAAGGAGCGCATCTACCCCATGGGTGCGATCCGCAAGATCAGCGGTCAATTGCGCTCCGAAGCCCAGGCCACCGCACGCGGTCCAACCACCGCGATCACCTACGAATTGCCTGCCGAGCACAGCTCCAGCGCCGCCTTTACCGCCACTCGCGAAGCCTTGCAGGCTCAGGGCGCGCAGCTGTTGTTCTGGTGCCAGGCCCGCGATTGTGGCGAAAGCAGCCTGTGGGCCAACGAGGTGTTCGGCAACGCCAAGCTGGTGGGGGCCGATGGCCAGCAGGAGTACCTGCTTTTGCGCCTGGCGGCCCCACAGGACAACTCGCTGGTGGCGCTGTACGGCATTACCCGTGGCAATCGACGCGCCTATCTGCATGTCGAGCAACTGGATGCCAGCACGCCGCTGGGCACTCTTCTGCCCACGTCGGCAACGCTGTTGCGTGAGCTCAAAAGCACCGGCGAGCTGGACTTTCCTGCATTGGGCGCCGAGCCCGACGCCACCTGGTTGACCTTGATTTCCCGTGGGCTGAACCTCGACACCAACCTGCGCGTCAGCCTGACCGGGCCCAGCGCCGAAGCCTGGCGCCAGGGCCTGATTGACAGTGGCGTGCGCGCCGCGCGCCTGGAAACCGGCACAGGCAAGGCTGAAGGCCTGCATGTGCATCTGATACGCTAAGCGCCACAGGGCGAACGGACCCGCGCCGTTCGCCTAAGCTGTCTTCCTACATGACTCTTTTCGAGATACCCGATGCTCAATAACGATCGCCTGCTGGTGCAAATCCTGCTGCTGGTGCTGTTCGGTGCCAGCTTCTGGGTCATGGCGCCGTTCTGGTCGGCGCTGTTCTGGGGCGCGGTGCTGGCGTTTGCCAGTTGGCCGCTGATGGTACTGCTGACCCGTGGGCTGGGCGGTCGCGAATCACTGGCGGCCGGTATCCTGACATTGGGCTGGATGTTGCTGGTCGCGCTGCCGCTGGTGTGGCTGGGGTTCAACCTGGCGGACCATGTGCGCGATGCCGTCGTATTGATCAAGGATATCCAGGTCGACGGCTTGCCCAATGCGCCCACCTGGCTGGGCTCGATCCCGCTTATCGGCGAGCGGCTGGTGGCGACCTGGGACAGCATCGACCAACAGGGCGCGGCGCTGATGCTGAGTATCAAGCCTTACCTGGGCCAGGTCGGCAATTGGTTGCTGGCGCGCAGTGCGCAAATCGGCGGCGGCATTCTCGAGCTGACCTTGAGCCTGGTCTTCGTGTTCTTTTTCTACCGCGACGGGCCGCGCCTGGCGATGTTCGTGCACCGTCTGCTGGAGCGCCTGATCGGCGACCGCGCCAGCTATTACATCGAGCTGGTGGCCGGTACGGTGCAGCGGGTGGTCAATGGCGTGATCGGCACGGCTGCCGCCCAGGCCGTGCTGGCGCTGATCGGCTTCCTGATTGCCG carries:
- a CDS encoding AI-2E family transporter, with product MLNNDRLLVQILLLVLFGASFWVMAPFWSALFWGAVLAFASWPLMVLLTRGLGGRESLAAGILTLGWMLLVALPLVWLGFNLADHVRDAVVLIKDIQVDGLPNAPTWLGSIPLIGERLVATWDSIDQQGAALMLSIKPYLGQVGNWLLARSAQIGGGILELTLSLVFVFFFYRDGPRLAMFVHRLLERLIGDRASYYIELVAGTVQRVVNGVIGTAAAQAVLALIGFLIAGVPGALLLGGVTFLLSLIPMGPPLVWIPATAWLAWKGDYTYAVFLGVWGTFIISGVDNVLKPYLISRGGNLPLVIVLLGVFGGLIAFGFIGLFIGPTLLAVAYSLLTDWSATQAQARREDKPL
- a CDS encoding DUF4892 domain-containing protein; the encoded protein is MSLGKGCIRAFGLCCFSPLVFAADVAGSQDLPAIARQVDAQIVDYRPAEEKERIYPMGAIRKISGQLRSEAQATARGPTTAITYELPAEHSSSAAFTATREALQAQGAQLLFWCQARDCGESSLWANEVFGNAKLVGADGQQEYLLLRLAAPQDNSLVALYGITRGNRRAYLHVEQLDASTPLGTLLPTSATLLRELKSTGELDFPALGAEPDATWLTLISRGLNLDTNLRVSLTGPSAEAWRQGLIDSGVRAARLETGTGKAEGLHVHLIR